A part of Periophthalmus magnuspinnatus isolate fPerMag1 chromosome 19, fPerMag1.2.pri, whole genome shotgun sequence genomic DNA contains:
- the rbp3 gene encoding retinol-binding protein 3, translating to MSKVIFFIVSLVVLGNGFFTEATFSSSLMVDMAKIVMDNYCSPEKLLGMKEAIGAASSNTEILNIPDAESLARVLSAGVQGTVSDPRLEVTYEPNYVPAVPQTMPPLPPEQLVAVLQTSIKLDILEGNIGYLRIDHILGEEVADKIGALLLELVWNKILPTSALIFDLRYTGSGDISGLPYIVSYFTQAEPPIHIDSVYDRPSNTTTKLMSLSALLGERYGTNKPLIILTSKNTKGIAEDVAYCLKNLRRATIVGEKTAGGSVKIDKIKVGDTDFYVTVPTAKSINPITGSTWEVVGVSPDVEVNAEDALATAIKIVQFQAQVPAIIEGAAVLIADNYAFEDVGGAVAAKLRGLLASGAFNLVVSKTDLETKLSAVLEFLSGGKSLKTSSNTPALPPVNYSPEMYIDLIKVSFQTNTFENNIGYLRFDMFGDFEEVKPIAQIIVEHVWNKVVNTDAMIVDLRNNIGGPTTAISGFCSYFFDGDKQIVLDKLYDRTTGATTDLVSLSELTGTRYGSKKSLIILTSRATAGAAEEFVYIMKKLGRAMIVGQTTSGSSHPAKAFQIGESGIFLSIPTVHSDTSAGPAWEGAGIAPHIPVAASVALDTALEILNKQVAGQK from the exons atgtcaaaagttatcttttttattgtttcattggTAGTTTTGGGAAATGGTTTCTTTACCGAAGCGACATTTTCTTCCAGCCTCATGGTGGATATGGCAAAAATTGTCATGGACAATTATTGCTCCCCAGAGAAGTTGCTCGGAATGAAGGAGGCAATTGGAGCAGCCAGCAGCAACACAGAGATCCTGAACATCCCAGATGCAGAATCCTTGGCTCGGGTACTCAGCGCTGGAGTCCAAGGCACAGTAAGTGACCCGCGCCTGGAGGTTACCTATGAGCCAAACTATGTTCCAGCAGTTCCACAAACGATGCCTCCACTTCCACCAGAGCAGCTTGTGGCAGTCCTCCAGACTTCCATCAAGCTCGACATCCTGGAAGGTAACATTGGCTACCTGAGGATTGATCACATCCTTGGCGAAGAGGTGGCTGATAAGATTGGCGCACTTCTCCTTGAGTTAGTCTGGAATAAAATCTTGCCTACATCAGCCCTGATCTTTGATTTGCGTTACACTGGTAGTGGAGATATTTCAGGACTTCCTTACATTGTGTCCTATTTTACACAAGCTGAGCCCCCAATTCACATTGACAGTGTCTATGACCGGCCGTCAAACACCACCACTAAGCTCATGTCCCTGTCCGCACTGCTTGGGGAGAGATATGGTACAAACAAACCTCTCATTATTCTCAcaagtaaaaacacaaagggCATTGCTGAAGATGTTGCCTATTGTCTCAAGAACCTAAGGAGGGCCACCATTGTGGGGGAGAAGACTGCTGGGGGTTCAGTGAAGATTGATAAGATCAAAGTCGGAGACACAGACTTCTATGTTACAGTGCCAACAGCTAAATCCATTAACCCCATAACTGGCTCCACTTGGGAAGTTGTTGGTGTTAGTCCTGATGTTGAAGTTAATGCTGAAGATGCCCTGGCAACTGCCATCAAGATTGTCCAATTTCAGGCCCAAGTCCCAGCTATTATTGAAGGTGCAGCAGTTCTCATTGCTGACAACTATGCCTTTGAAGATGTTGGAGGTGCTGTAGCAGCTAAGTTAAGGGGACTACTGGCAAGTGGAGCCTTTAACCTGGTTGTGTCTAAGACAGACTTGGAAACAAAATTGTCTGCTGTTTTGGAATTTCTCTCAGGTGGAAAGAGTCTAAAAACATCCAGCAACACTCCAGCACTGCCACCAGTG AATTACTCCCCAGAGATGTACATTGATCTGATTAAAGTCTCCTTCCAAACCAATACCTTTGAAAACAACATTGGCTATCTTCGATTTGATATGTTTGGTGATTTTGAGGAGGTCAAGCCTATCGCCCAGATTATTGTTGAACATGTATGGAACAAAGTTGTCAACACAGATGCCATGATCGTCGATCTTAG AAACAACATTGGTGGCCCTACTACAGCAATTTCTGGCTTTTGCTCCTACTTCTTTGATGGTGACAAGCAGATTGTGCTGGACAAGCTGTATGATAGAACCACTGGTGCCACCACTGACCTTGTCAGCTTGTCTGAACTCACTG GCACAAGGTATGGGTCCAAAAAGAGCTTGATAATTTTGACAAGTCGAGCAACTGCGGGTGCTGCAGAAGAATTTGTCTACATCATGAAGAAACTTGGTCGTGCCATGATCGTTGGACAGACCACCTCTGGATCGTCCCACCCAGCCAAGGCCTTCCAGATCGGAGAGAGCGGCATCTTCCTCAGCATCCCCACAGTGCACTCAGACACCTCTGCTGGACCAGCCTGGGAGGGGGCGGGCATCGCTCCACACATCCCTGTTGCAGCCAGTGTAGCTCTCGACACAGCACTGGAGATTCTCAACAAGCAAGTTGCTGGCCAGAAATAA
- the gdf2 gene encoding growth/differentiation factor 2 — protein sequence MLNIRTFLFQLCLSLVVSGGSCKPLIGDIQPEDSEGLYSQLTQEEDTKNRMANLLGTMKEDFLRKLNLSDVPQEKNKITPPQFMMELYNKYALDSSVIPQSDVIRSFTVQDISLRGINGTKSKQRMIFNITIPTYEMITAVELQLFFQANTRSKDCFNGTVKVYELDTTQLLVGKEVTCFHSKWETFDITTSAKSWIKSGSEVCGVDVVVDTKSCKTSDSNNNTDGCFNMSVTDTTSAALIIFSDDLGSRRREAKKELKDMIIHEEESILHYNTVEEENEFSNVTFEDHRPRRKKRKAEREYCRRTSLKVNFKEIGWDSWIVAPPEYDAFECRGLCYHPLTDESSPSKHALIQTIMNIKNPKKANMACCVPIKLDPITVMYQENGRLTIRYLYEEMKVAECGCR from the exons ATGCTGAACATCAGAACATTCCTGTTCCAGTTGTGTTTGAGCCTTGTGGTTTCTGGTGGCTCCTGCAAGCCCTTAATTGGTGATATTCAACCAGAAGACAGTGAGGGACTCTACTCTCAGCTGACACAAGAggaagacacaaaaaacaggaTGGCAAATCTTCTAGGGACAATGAAAGAAGACTTTTTGAGGAAACTCAACCTGTCGGATGTTCCTCAAGAGAAAAACAAGATCACTCCTCCTCAGTTCATGATGGAGCTCTACAACAAGTATGCTTTGGACAGCTCAGTCATCCCTCAGTCTGATGTGATAAGGAGCTTCACTGTGCAAG ATATATCACTGAGAGGGATCAATGGCACCAAGTCCAAGCAAAGGATGATATTTAACATCACTATCCCCACCTATGAAATGATCACAGCGGTTGAACTGCAGCTCTTTTTTCAGGCAAACACAAGGTCAAAAGACTGTTTCAATGGCACTGTTAAAGTCTAtgaactggacacaacacaactTCTGGTTGGTAAAGAAGTAACCTGTTTCCACAGCAAGTGGGAAACATTTGATATCACTACATCTGCTAAAAGCTGGATTAAGTCTGGCAGTGAGGTCTGTGGGGTTGATGTAGTGGTGGACACCAAAAGCTGTAAGACTTCGGACAGTAATAACAACACAGATGGATGTTTCAACATGTCGGTTACCGACACCACTTCTGCAGCTTTGATAATCTTTTCTGATGATCTTggaagcagaagaagagaggCAAAGAAAGAACTGAAAGACATGATCATTCATGAAGAGGAAAGCATCCTCCACTATAACACTGTTGAGGAAGAAAATGAATTCTCCAATGTAACATTTGAGGATCACCGTCCAAGAAGGAAAAAACGAAAGGCAGAGAGGGAGTACTGTCGTCGCACCTCACTCAAAGTCAATTTTAAAGAAATTGGATGGGACAGTTGGATTGTTGCTCCTCCAGAATATGATGCATTTGAATGTCGGGGCCTGTGCTACCATCCTCTGACAGATGAGTCATCCCCATCCAAGCATGCGCTcattcaaacaataatgaacatCAAAAACCCCAAAAAGGCCAACATGGCATGTTGTGTTCCTATTAAACTGGACCCAATCACAGTTATGTATCAGGAGAACGGACGCCTCACTATAAGGTATTTGTATGAAGAAATGAAGGTGGCAGAGTGTGGCTGCAGATAG
- the gdf10b gene encoding growth/differentiation factor 10b, producing the protein MANGLFHIVHILVILESSWGKVAPLEEVGEVVRPSEGDSSQVESAKRDMISVNMFKVYEKYSKDPQSHSQRDGNTVRSFKALPVISQGKEFFQFNLTSIPDSELILLASFHFLHKRPRQQQQQQRMWRFRRPRHTSESHPLHQSPRLLFHGSSSNSDFAIPLGNITLGSFKKGSWQTRDITAVLKHARDVRKLVIFADFDMGYAQTQPRGASNQERLSSANVPYIMVYADDQAIDEPNSVALSLQRYGPASVGDDSATASRIRRELNLQIQTNDIEEVQYNSFKNHELWHNTYFPAKAKTEVKPIKKQGQENSEGLSKPQVLSFDERTMKKARRRQWSEPRVCSRRYLRVDFADIGWSEWVLAPKSFDAYYCAGTCGFPIPKVVHPSNHATIQSIVRAVGIIPGVPEPCCVPEKMSPLSVLFLDPNRNMVLKVYPGMSVDTCACR; encoded by the exons ATGGCGAACGGGCTTTTTCATATTGTGCACATATTGGTGATTTTGGAGAGCAGTTGGGGTAAAGTGGCACCGCTGGAGGAAGTTGGTGAAGTAGTGCGTCCGAGTGAAGGTGATTCATCGCAAGTAGAAAGCGCCAAACGAGACATGATTTCGGTAAATATGTTCAAAGTGTACGAGAAGTACAGTAAGGACCCGCAGAGCCACAGCCAGCGGGATGGAAACACTGTGAGGAGTTTTAAAGCGCTCCCAG TGATATCTCAAGGCAAGGAATTCTTCCAGTTCAATCTAACCTCCATCCCGGACTCGGAGCTCATCCTCTTGGCCTCTTTTCACTTCCTCCACAAGCGGCcccggcagcagcagcagcagcagcgaaTGTGGCGCTTCCGAAGGCCCCGACACACATCTGAATCCCATCCTCTCCATCAATCTCCGAGACTCCTCTTCCACGGATCGTCCTCAAACTCCGATTTTGCAATACCACTGGGAAACATAACTCTTGGCTCGTTTAAGAAAGGATCTTGGCAAACTAGAGACATCACAGCAGTGTTGAAACATGCTAGGGATGTCAGGAAGCTTGTGATCTTTGCAGATTTTGATATGGGATATGCTCAAACACAGCCTCGGGGTGCTTCTAATCAAGAACGTTTGTCTTCAGCTAACGTACCCTACATTATGGTGTATGCAGATGACCAAGCAATTGATGAGCCAAACAGCGTTGCTTTATCACTTCAGCGATATGGTCCAGCTTCTGTTGGTGATGATTCAGCAACAGCATCCAGAATTAGAAGAGAGCTTAATCTCCAGATTCAAACTAATGACATCGAAGAAGTCCAGTACAACAGCTTTAAGAATCATGAACTATGGCATAACACATATTTTCCAGCCAAAGCTAAAACTGAGGTTAAACCTATTAAAAAGCAAGGGCAGGAGAACAGCGAGGGTCTGAGCAAGCCCCAGGTGCTGAGCTTTGATGAAAGGACGATGAAGAAGGCCAGGAGAAGACAGTGGAGTGAGCCCAGAGTTTGCTCAAGACGATACCTAAGGGTGGACTTTGCAGACATTGGCTGGAGCGAGTGGGTTTTGGCTCCAAAGTCGTTTGATGCTTATTACTGTGCTGGCACCTGCGGATTCCCCATTCCCAAG GTGGTGCATCCATCCAATCACGCCACCATCCAGAGCATTGTCAGAGCAGTGGGGATCATTCCTGGTGTTCCTGAGCCTTGTTGTGTTCCAGAGAAAATGAGCCCTCTTAGTGTACTTTTCCTCGACCCAAACCGAAACATGGTGCTCAAAGTTTACCCCGGCATGTCAGTGGATACTTGTGCTTGTCGGTAG